The sequence below is a genomic window from Stigmatopora nigra isolate UIUO_SnigA chromosome 4, RoL_Snig_1.1, whole genome shotgun sequence.
CCCGGCTCCCAAAGACAAAAGAATGCCACGGCCGGAAACAGTTGAGGACGGCCTGTCCTCTCTCCTCGGCTACAACTGGGTATTCTGCGGGgttgttggaaaaaaagctcaagtGACACGACCATCGTGTGACGCCGAGACGTACCGCCGCAGTCCTCTTTGCCCGACGGGGAAGGACAGCTGTAGATCTTGTAATCGCAGGAGATGCAATCCATCACTCGTCTTCTCAAGAGTCCTTGAAGTCACAAAGACATTCTCTCACTATTCTTTTTGACGTTGGCGATCAAAACTCACCACATTGGTTGGGGCACAATCCTGAAGAGGGAACAAAACAACAGGCTCCTCTAAATCACGCCGTAAATGGTGACGTCCACGTGCTGAGACAGATGCCACTTACCATCGCGGATGAACGTCGTCAAGTGGCTTTCTAATATATTTTGCCCCTTGGCAAGGGTACTAATGAATTCAGAGGACCTGTCTTGGGGGGGAACAGTTGGACGTCACAAGCTGCTCCATCATCTCCATAAAAATGGCCACTATATGCCTCCAGTCTTTCAAAATtgccaaatatataaatagtgtTTCAATGATATTGAGTGTTAACCGGACTAAAGTCATGAGTTTGTGAGGGCAGAAGGCATTTTGCCCCAAAATGTGAATTTCGAACTAGACGGGAGGATAAATGAGTGCCTTGCGAAGGGTTCTCACCGGTATTTTGCTCCAGGAAGAGTTTGAATGCAATCTGGTACTCCGTTTTGACCCTGTACAGGGTGGTCACATCTAAGCAGGCACACAAAGGTCATTGGCCACCCTGGCATACCCAGCGTCAAGGGCTCCAGTTCTCACCTATGACGCCCTTCTGCTTCCTGCTTGCGTCCCGGTACTGGCTATAAGCGTTGTCTATCATATCCTGGAAGGCCTTCTGTTTGCTGGCGGGACTTTTGGACAGGGAAAAGGCTTCGTGCATGTTCCTGACGCCGCTGTCGCATTGCAGGCAGGCTTCGGCGTCGTACGCCAGCGTCAGCGCCAGAACCAGCGAGGTCAGGAGCATCCCGCCTGACCCTAGAAAACATGAGCAGATAACCCGCTATTCTGGAATGTTCCCCGAACAAATTGAATTTCAGTAGCATTCCTATTCCTGCTCCTATTAACTTGATGTTGTCTtgtccactctttgtctttaatgATGATGATTTCCATCAATGCGTGTCACTCTTTTATGAGGTCACTCTTATAGTCACTGTTATCAAATATGTATTTGGCTAATCAGATATGGCAAATGTACTCCGAATTTGTACTTGGAATGCATTCGGGGGAAAAGGGATggattatttagttattttatgtaTGGATGTGCGCGcttggtcaccaattcagggataATAATACAGAAATTATGCCTTAGTGGACCAACCAAAAGTAAAATACTGTCAGCTCAGCTAGAAAAATTAACAATAACACGGCAATTGGCAAATATGTACTCTTTGTTGTTGCAAGTAGAGTGAAAAGTGAAATGCGGAAGTCCAACTAGCCGAAGCCTGCCCATTTGGACGGACGCGCGTCTGGGCCAATCAGCTTCCGAGTTGGCCTGTTGGTAGGCGGGACCACAAATCAGCCCCGTTGCACCTGCGCAGCTGTTGGCGGGCGTCCGCTTGAAGTCAAGCGACACAGATGAACTACGTGAGTATCCTAAGCTTCTCCAATGTCTCTTTTAATCACACTTTAATAAAATGTAACGAGTGACACCCTCGCGTAAGAAAATCCCGACTCGGTCCGATAGAAAAACGGAACGTAGTTGACTTTAGTAGCGTCGACTGTTCGCATTCTATAGGTCGTTTCATCTGGGCCTGTTGAAGATAAAACGAGCCATGAAGACTAGccaaacaattgttttttttaaaacgctTTAAAAGCCTAAATATATGAAGAGAACGTAATGACGTTCATATTGTTCTCTGTATTTCGCTTACTCGTAGGCAAGCCCGAGAAGAAGcaggttttcttctttttcttcttcgctTTACGACAAAGTAGCGACGTTACCCGAACCGGTACGTAAACGcagccatttaaaatgaatatcaaGTCCATTTTTCTCGGCAGTGGCTTCACTGTTTCTACGCTAACTCGCCCATGCCTGGCCTGTCTGTCATCACACATATCGAATCCTAAGGCCATTTTATACATCGAGCTATCACCCGAAACACTGTATGAAATGACCTTTTGGGGATGTTTATTGAGTGTAAACTAGTTCTCAtctgaattgaatgcttttattgtcattatacaagtataatgtagATTTACAatactgtttattttggctGTTACTGTTTTTGAGGTAGGTATTATTATCACGACTCGGGGAATGACTACATTTTTATGACCTGCCAATAGAGATAATATTTAAAGCAGCATTTTAATATCATGCTGGCAGGAAAAGAGAACGAATGTCACTTATTTATCTCGATTTTTAGGGGAAAACATTTGCCCTTCAAAAACTGTTATGGTGACATTCCTTCATGTAAGAACaacacattttacaattttGAAGTAAGTAGCTCATTTGCCTTCCTAACGGCAGACATAAAAGCACCCGGGAAAATGTCACCACCAGAGAAATAATAAATTGCTCACCCTCACACTGTAAATACAATTAGCTCACTGACTCGCTGactgcatttttgttttcagggGCCGACCTGAATCCAGCTCAGGATGTACCAGATGGTCCCGGCGGTGCCCGGGGAGCTGCACTCGTCCGACGGTCCCGGGGACTCGCCGCTGAAAAAGCGCGGGAGTCGGGAGGCCCGACCGCTGGCCGTCTCCGGCGTCCTGGGATGCCTTTTGGTCCTGGCCGCCGTGGTGGCCTGGTGCTACTATTCGGCATCCCTCCGCAAGGCCCAGCTGGTCAAGACGGAGCTGCTGGAGCTCAACGAGGACGGTTTCGTCATCCGCAACCAGACGGGCGCCATTATATTCACCATGACCTTCGGGTGGGTTGCTCTGGGTCTGACGAGCGGACGGGCGGGAGGCGGGACAAATTTAGAGGAACCCCGCAGCGTTAGCCGGAAGCCATTCGCCCCGTAAATTTGACCCGTACCCGTCTGTTTTTGTAGCTCGGCCCAACTGGACTTGGACTCCTGCTCCCTGGAGGAAAATATCCTGAGCTGCACCCGCTCGGATGCCGGCCGGGTCCACTTCTTCATCCACAGCGTCCGACTGAAGAACACGGTGACGTGTTACCGCGTGCGCTGGGAGCCGCTGGACCACCAGGGCCCGGTGGAGCACACCATGCCTTGCAACGGCTCCCATTGGTACGGCGGGGCGGAGAGCGCCACGCAGCGCTGGCCCCTGGCCGTGGAGGGCGAGCGGGAACCGCGGCCTTTCGTCACCGGCGACGTCTACGCCCAGCGCGACGCCTTCGGGGGGATTCTGGAACGCTACTGGCTCTCCTCCAAGGCGGTGGCCATCAAAATTAACGATTCGGTGCCCTTCCACCTGGGATGGTCCGAGAAGGACCTGGCGCTACGCTTCCAGGCCCGCTACCGGGATTCCCCCTTCAAGCCGGCGCGGGGAGGGCGGGCCTCGCCCCAACTCAGCTACCGGGTTTGCGTGGGCTCGGATGTCACCTCCATTCATAAATACATGGTAGGTGCGGTGTCTCGGCGGACTTGTGCCTTGCCTAATGGGTCTTTGTCTGGCCAGGTGCGTCGCTATTTCCCCAAGCCCGTCAAGGTTCCTTCGGTGGAGGTGTTCAAGCACCCCGTGTGGTCCACCTGGGCCCTGTACAAGACGTCGGTCAGCCAGGACAAGCTGCTGCGCTACGCCGCCGACATCCGTAAACACGGCTTCGCCTGCTCCCACCTGGAGCTGGACGACCGCTACACGGCCGACTACGGCGAGTTTGACTTTGACCCCCAGAAGTTCCCCAACGCCAGCGGCATGTTCCGGCGGCTCCGAGAAGGCGGCTTCCGGGTGACGCTGTGGACGCACCCCTTCGTCAACTACGACTCGGTCAACTTTGGCGTGGGCGTCCGGGACGGACTGTTTGTGCGCGAGCCCGGCGGCCAGCTGCCGGCGCTGGTCCGCTGGTGGAACGGCATCGGCGGGATCTTGGACTTCACCAATCCCCAGGCCCGCCACTGGTACCGGGCGCAACTGGAGGAGATGAAAGAGCGCTACGGCGTGACCTCCTTCAAGTTCGACGCGGGGGAGAGCGGCTACCTGCCGGCGCAGTTCAGCACGCTGGTGCCGCTGAGCGACCCCTCGGCCTTCACCCGCCTCTACACGGAGATGGCCGTCCCCTTCAGCGAGCGGGCCGAGCTGAGGGTGGGCTACCAGAGTCAGAACGTCTCCTGTTTCTACCGGATCATCGACAGGGACTCGGTGTGGGGCTACGAGCTGGGCCTCAAGTCCATCGTCCCCACCGTCTTGACCGTCGGTATCCTGGGCTACCAGTTTGTGCTGCCCGATACCATCGGCGGGAACGCCTACGCTGACCACATGGAGGGTACGCCACGTCCATAGAAGgctttgatttcatttgaatgTTGTCCCGTCCAAATCGTAGGACACGGACGGAGTCTTGGAGTCTGAAGGAGAAATAGTTTGAATGTGCCCCACGGGAGTTTGTTCTCCTCCCATTGTCCCAAGTTGCTAGGATACGCGGTGAAATCCTTTGCCTCTGGCTGCACTTGATCAAAAAAGATTTCACTCGCTTTTCACCAGCCTTTTGTGTGCTTTGTTTAGGCGACAACGGCAAGGATCTGCCCGACAGAGAACTTTACATCAGGTGGTTGGAGCTGTCTGCCTTCATGCCCGCGATGCAGTTTTCCATCCCACCGTGGCACTACGATGAACAAGTGagtcattttaaatgtcttctttatttattttttttaaatgtatcatctgggttatgattggggcgCCCCTCGCAATAACCACGATCCCTTCTCCCGCCCGCATTTGCGTTAAACGCCGTGTCGCCAATCCGGGCAGGTGGTGGAGATAGCGCAAAAGTTCACCAAACTCCACGAGACCCTGGTGGCTCCCCGGGTTCTCAAGTTGGCCAAAGAAGTGCTCCACACGGGTGATCCCATCGTCAGGCCCCTGTGGTGGATCGCCCACCACGACGAGGCGGCTTACAAGGTGGACTCTCAGTTCCTGATCGGGGACGAGCTGCTGGTGGCTCCCGTCCTGGAACCGGACAAGCGGGAAAGGGACATCTACTTGCCGGCGGGGAGCTGGAGAAGCTACAAGGGAGAGCATTTCCTTCAGGGACCCAAGTACCTGACGGACTACCCCGTGGACCTGGACGAGATCGCCTACTTTACCTGGGTTCAGTGAATTGGTGCCGGCCTCCGGAGCCTTCCTTAGCGCTCGTGGCGTTCATTAGGATCCGCCATTGTCTTGTCCACCCGCGTGCCGGCCAAAGCAGACCAGCGGCCATTTGGATGCAAAGGGAGGAGAACTTTGGCCATCGCATTGCCATAAATTTCAACACTCTGCGACGGGAGGGTCCACGCTATTCCACGCTAGGATCTTTTGGATTGCGCTTCTCTCTGAGCCCGGAGCTCCAAGATTGTCAAAGCAGGCCATAGCGAGCTGTCTTTAAGCATGATTCATGCGTTCTTCAGAGTGACCATTAGGTTGAATTCCACCCGACTTTGATGTGTCATTGAACTGCTGCATGGAAACGCTGGATCAAACACTCGATTGTATTGCCCCTTCCTTTTCTCATGTGCCTTTTACCGACTGTCGTCAACAATCTATGATTGTGTCATTGCCCTAGTCTTCCACGCGCTCCCTCGTACGCTAGCGCGCCGCGACGTAAGCTAACCGACGTGTCTTTGTCCTCACTCTCGGACACTGACCGACTAAGTACAATCTTTCCCTTCTTTGCTTATTCTGTGAcagggatatatatatatatatattttttttttcatcaaggaTGATATTAAGGGTGA
It includes:
- the LOC144195539 gene encoding izumo sperm-egg fusion protein 1-like gives rise to the protein MLLTSLVLALTLAYDAEACLQCDSGVRNMHEAFSLSKSPASKQKAFQDMIDNAYSQYRDASRKQKGVIDVTTLYRVKTEYQIAFKLFLEQNTDRSSEFISTLAKGQNILESHLTTFIRDGLCPNQCGLLRRRVMDCISCDYKIYSCPSPSGKEDCGEYPVVAEERGQAVLNCFRPWHSFVFGSREYRYTWAPAVKRGRKPRERDFRDLSVTKEAFVVLNQLRWSEQGTYRCSLMGHDGTLLYKVTFLLRVTRKARPKRRPNLTLPSLSEIPGGALMRLMAVVTALSLALSLVLATVIGKMIRQRKSQTQRSGVGGEKDYWWNRWCALFSN
- the LOC144195395 gene encoding myogenesis-regulating glycosidase-like, coding for MYQMVPAVPGELHSSDGPGDSPLKKRGSREARPLAVSGVLGCLLVLAAVVAWCYYSASLRKAQLVKTELLELNEDGFVIRNQTGAIIFTMTFGSAQLDLDSCSLEENILSCTRSDAGRVHFFIHSVRLKNTVTCYRVRWEPLDHQGPVEHTMPCNGSHWYGGAESATQRWPLAVEGEREPRPFVTGDVYAQRDAFGGILERYWLSSKAVAIKINDSVPFHLGWSEKDLALRFQARYRDSPFKPARGGRASPQLSYRVCVGSDVTSIHKYMVRRYFPKPVKVPSVEVFKHPVWSTWALYKTSVSQDKLLRYAADIRKHGFACSHLELDDRYTADYGEFDFDPQKFPNASGMFRRLREGGFRVTLWTHPFVNYDSVNFGVGVRDGLFVREPGGQLPALVRWWNGIGGILDFTNPQARHWYRAQLEEMKERYGVTSFKFDAGESGYLPAQFSTLVPLSDPSAFTRLYTEMAVPFSERAELRVGYQSQNVSCFYRIIDRDSVWGYELGLKSIVPTVLTVGILGYQFVLPDTIGGNAYADHMEGDNGKDLPDRELYIRWLELSAFMPAMQFSIPPWHYDEQVVEIAQKFTKLHETLVAPRVLKLAKEVLHTGDPIVRPLWWIAHHDEAAYKVDSQFLIGDELLVAPVLEPDKRERDIYLPAGSWRSYKGEHFLQGPKYLTDYPVDLDEIAYFTWVQ